The following coding sequences lie in one Massilia sp. KIM genomic window:
- a CDS encoding indolepyruvate ferredoxin oxidoreductase family protein, whose product MNAPLERASLALPQHDISLDDKWTLERGRAFMTGTQALVRLPMLQRERDLKAGLNTAGYITGYRGSPVTAVDQTAMKARKHLEAHHVKFHPGMNEDLAATAVWGTQQTNLYPGAKYDGVFAMWYGKGPGVDRCGDVFKHGNNAGSAPHGGVLVLAGDDHAAKSSSTAHQSDHILTHCGIPVLYPSSVQEYLDYGLHAWAMSRYTGLWVSMKCVTDIIESGAVVDLDPDRVQIAMPTDFELPPGGLNIRWPDAVLDQEVRMNNFKWYAALAYARANKLNRIIWDSPRPKIGIITAGKSYLDTRQALADLGIDEQAARDIGLRLYKVGMTWPLESEGVHEFARGLDEILVVEEKRQVMEYALKEALYNLPDGERPRVVGKFDDTGEWSNKDRMGHGDWLLPATYELSPAQIARAIASRISHYCAGHPVEQRVKERIAYLEAKELVLKNIPAKPNPQTDRIPFFCSGCPHNSSTKVPEGSRAMAGIGCHYMVLWMDRETSTFTHMGAEGTTWIGQSPFTDEKHVFVNLGDGTYFHSGILAIRAAVAAKVNITYKILYNDAVAMTGGQNVDGPLDPGMITRQIAAEGVKPIIVVTDDPGKYPDDYAWAEGVTVRHRAELMDVQKELREMPGVSAVIYDQTCASEKRRRRKKGEYPDPAKRAVINEAVCEGCGDCSVQSNCLSVEPLETELGRKRQINQSSCNKDFSCVSGFCPSFVTVEGGALKKPKKAAAGEAAPPALPAPTVPAIDAPFGILIAGVGGTGVVTIGQILAMAAHVENKGAIVLDQSGLAQKGGPVMSHVRIAPRQDQLYSTRVGTGSADLVIGCDQIVSASRDALSRMGEGRTWAAVNATGATTAAFVKNPDWQFPGEGTRGAILQACGAGNVDFVDAGRIATALLGDAIATNMFMLGYAFQKGRVPLGEEALLKAIELNGVSVAFNKAAFHWGRSAAHDLAAVQKLAAPAQVIEFKRTQTLDELLKRRVELLTAYQDARYAAGYQAFVEQVRAAEAKLGAGTRLTEAVARYYYKLMAYKDEYEVARLHTDPAFRAKIAGMFEGDVTLKFHLAPPLLAKHDKEGRAIKREYGPWMMKAFGVLAKLKGLRGTPFDPFGYTAERRTERALVHQYRDTVAALLPKLTADNLAQAVAIASIPEDIRGYGHVKERHLKAAKEKEAALLAAFHAPAGAASRAA is encoded by the coding sequence ATGAACGCACCCCTGGAGCGCGCCAGCCTGGCGCTGCCGCAGCACGACATCAGCCTCGACGACAAATGGACGCTCGAGCGCGGCCGCGCCTTCATGACCGGCACCCAGGCGCTGGTGCGCCTGCCGATGCTGCAGCGCGAACGCGACCTGAAGGCCGGCCTGAACACCGCCGGCTACATCACCGGCTACCGCGGCTCCCCGGTCACGGCCGTCGACCAGACCGCGATGAAGGCGCGCAAGCACCTCGAGGCCCACCACGTCAAGTTCCATCCGGGCATGAACGAAGACCTGGCGGCCACCGCCGTCTGGGGCACCCAGCAGACCAATCTCTACCCCGGCGCCAAGTACGACGGCGTGTTCGCCATGTGGTACGGCAAGGGCCCGGGCGTGGACCGCTGCGGCGACGTCTTCAAGCACGGCAACAACGCCGGTTCGGCCCCGCACGGCGGGGTGCTGGTGCTGGCCGGCGACGACCATGCCGCCAAGTCTTCCTCCACCGCCCACCAGTCGGACCACATCCTGACCCACTGCGGCATCCCGGTGCTGTACCCGTCCTCGGTGCAGGAATACCTGGACTACGGCCTGCACGCCTGGGCCATGAGCCGCTACACCGGCCTGTGGGTGTCGATGAAGTGCGTGACCGACATCATCGAGTCGGGCGCCGTGGTCGACCTCGACCCGGACCGGGTGCAGATCGCCATGCCGACCGACTTCGAACTGCCCCCGGGCGGCCTGAACATTCGCTGGCCGGACGCCGTGCTGGACCAGGAAGTGCGGATGAATAACTTCAAGTGGTATGCGGCCCTGGCCTATGCCCGCGCCAACAAGCTCAACCGCATCATCTGGGACAGCCCGCGTCCCAAGATCGGCATCATCACCGCCGGCAAGAGCTACCTGGACACCCGCCAGGCCCTGGCCGATCTCGGCATCGACGAACAGGCGGCGCGCGACATCGGCCTGCGCCTGTACAAGGTCGGCATGACCTGGCCGCTCGAATCGGAAGGCGTGCACGAGTTCGCGCGCGGCCTGGACGAGATCCTGGTGGTGGAAGAGAAGCGCCAGGTGATGGAGTACGCGCTCAAGGAAGCCCTGTACAACCTGCCGGATGGCGAGCGCCCGCGCGTGGTCGGCAAGTTCGACGACACCGGCGAGTGGAGCAACAAGGACCGCATGGGCCACGGCGACTGGCTGCTGCCCGCCACCTACGAGCTGAGCCCGGCCCAGATCGCGCGCGCCATCGCCTCGCGCATCTCGCACTACTGCGCCGGCCACCCGGTCGAGCAGCGCGTGAAGGAACGCATCGCCTACCTCGAGGCGAAGGAACTGGTGCTCAAGAACATCCCGGCCAAGCCCAACCCCCAGACCGACCGCATTCCCTTCTTCTGCTCGGGCTGCCCGCACAACAGCTCGACCAAGGTGCCGGAAGGCTCGCGCGCCATGGCCGGCATCGGCTGCCACTACATGGTGCTGTGGATGGACCGCGAGACCTCGACCTTCACCCACATGGGCGCCGAAGGCACGACCTGGATCGGCCAGTCGCCCTTCACCGACGAAAAGCACGTGTTCGTCAACCTGGGCGACGGCACCTATTTCCACTCCGGCATCCTGGCGATCCGCGCGGCCGTGGCGGCCAAGGTGAACATCACCTACAAGATCCTGTACAACGACGCGGTCGCCATGACCGGCGGCCAGAACGTGGACGGTCCGCTCGACCCGGGCATGATCACGCGCCAGATCGCGGCCGAGGGCGTGAAACCCATCATCGTGGTCACCGACGACCCGGGCAAGTACCCGGACGACTATGCCTGGGCCGAAGGCGTCACCGTGCGCCACCGCGCCGAGCTGATGGACGTGCAGAAAGAGCTGCGCGAGATGCCGGGCGTGTCGGCCGTGATCTACGACCAGACCTGCGCGTCCGAGAAGCGGCGCCGCCGCAAGAAGGGCGAGTATCCCGACCCGGCCAAGCGCGCCGTCATCAACGAAGCGGTGTGCGAAGGCTGCGGCGACTGCTCGGTGCAGTCAAACTGCCTGTCGGTCGAACCCCTGGAAACCGAACTGGGCCGCAAGCGCCAGATCAACCAGTCCTCGTGCAATAAAGACTTTTCCTGCGTGTCCGGCTTCTGCCCCAGCTTCGTGACCGTCGAAGGCGGCGCCCTCAAGAAGCCGAAGAAGGCCGCCGCCGGCGAGGCCGCGCCGCCCGCGCTGCCCGCGCCCACCGTTCCCGCCATCGACGCGCCCTTCGGCATCCTGATCGCCGGCGTCGGCGGCACCGGCGTGGTGACCATCGGCCAGATCCTGGCCATGGCCGCCCACGTCGAGAACAAGGGCGCGATCGTGCTCGACCAGAGCGGCCTGGCCCAGAAGGGCGGCCCGGTGATGTCCCACGTGCGCATCGCCCCGCGCCAGGACCAGCTCTACTCGACCCGGGTCGGCACCGGCAGCGCCGACCTCGTGATCGGCTGCGACCAGATCGTCAGCGCCAGCCGCGACGCCCTGAGCCGCATGGGCGAGGGCCGCACCTGGGCCGCCGTCAACGCCACCGGCGCCACCACCGCCGCCTTCGTCAAGAACCCGGACTGGCAGTTCCCGGGCGAAGGCACGCGCGGCGCCATCCTGCAGGCCTGCGGCGCTGGCAACGTCGACTTCGTCGACGCCGGCCGCATCGCCACCGCGCTGCTGGGCGACGCCATCGCCACCAATATGTTCATGCTGGGCTATGCCTTCCAGAAGGGCCGCGTGCCGCTGGGCGAGGAAGCCCTGCTCAAGGCGATCGAACTCAACGGTGTGTCGGTGGCCTTCAACAAGGCCGCCTTCCACTGGGGCCGCAGCGCCGCCCACGACCTGGCGGCGGTCCAGAAGCTGGCCGCGCCGGCCCAGGTGATCGAGTTCAAGCGCACCCAGACCCTGGACGAGCTGCTCAAGCGCCGCGTCGAGCTGCTCACCGCCTACCAGGACGCACGCTACGCCGCCGGCTACCAGGCCTTCGTGGAGCAGGTGCGGGCCGCGGAAGCGAAGCTGGGCGCCGGCACCCGCCTCACCGAGGCGGTGGCGCGCTACTACTACAAGCTGATGGCCTACAAGGACGAGTACGAGGTCGCGCGCCTGCACACCGATCCGGCCTTCCGCGCCAAGATCGCCGGCATGTTCGAGGGCGACGTTACCCTCAAGTTCCACCTGGCGCCGCCGCTGCTGGCCAAACACGACAAGGAAGGCCGCGCCATCAAGCGCGAGTACGGCCCCTGGATGATGAAGGCCTTCGGCGTGCTGGCCAAGCTGAAGGGCCTGCGCGGCACCCCCTTCGACCCCTTCGGCTACACCGCCGAGCGCCGCACCGAGCGCGCCCTGGTCCACCAGTACCGCGACACCGTCGCGGCCCTGCTGCCCAAGCTGACGGCGGACAACCTGGCCCAGGCGGTGGCGATCGCTTCCATCCCGGAAGACATCCGCGGCTACGGCCACGTGAAGGAACGCCACCTGAAGGCGGCCAAGGAGAAGGAAGCGGCGCTGCTGGCGGCCTTCCACGC
- a CDS encoding TonB-dependent receptor: protein MTTTVFTQAVRKARRGGGAVLVGLAALPLHAQEATSTATAQGAAQADATPAEVVVTGTAARQSKLKASYSITTINEETLRMQAPTSVTEAVKSVPGFWVEASGGEASGNIRARGIPVDGFGSVTLLEDGIPIQHDPSLGFLNADQAFRLDETIDRIEVVRGGPSSVFYTNAPAGAINFLSREIGERRNGLLKFTASDKGQRRADFWAATPLADGWGVGIGGFYRIDDGIRSPGFRANDGGQLRLKLVKEIDRGRITIDAKHLDDKVALFLAIPMRTYADGKIRAVPGFDGNYGTVAGPETRFVRMKMGDGGVYEFDNTEGTHVRRDQLSVKLEKELGEWRLTEALRYADTRTQRNGVFANQLQSIQSFLAQSRNLLARVPGAVSLALQPVNAPGTPYAGENGLMIVGGLRGVTIPLEEVVNDLRLSRRFMLGGQAHDITAGYYFARFDQGFDRYSSSVLLGAQSQAPLLDLVGLDASGKPVGTLTERGIYQYGYEWENAEGDSTTHALYLADEWQLSPALRLDGGLRWERVRTKGWTERPTNVDLGSFAASRIRTGSGVFDRYDYHFDKTGWTLGANYQLAKNAGLFGRWTSAFRLPNLSSYITNPGAKPVIQTMDLAEVGYKYRSALFDLYPTLFYSKYDNVSYTNYVFSLDNASAAPQTGYASTRSYGLELEGMLRPASWADLGLTLTLQEPEYRNLRYTDRVNNLPVQRDFSGNRLVRVPKVSARLTPGLNLLGDDLRLQLTWEYQGDRYVDSANSVRLPSYQVWNFSARYRIAPNLTGYVYVDNIDNSQGLTEGNPRAGELQNADAGANTFLARPLLGRALRAALKFDF from the coding sequence GTGACAACGACAGTCTTCACCCAAGCAGTACGCAAGGCGCGCCGCGGCGGCGGCGCGGTCCTGGTCGGTCTCGCGGCCCTGCCGCTGCATGCCCAGGAGGCAACTTCCACCGCCACAGCCCAGGGCGCGGCCCAGGCCGATGCCACCCCGGCCGAGGTGGTCGTCACCGGCACCGCCGCCCGCCAGTCCAAGCTCAAGGCCAGCTACTCGATCACCACCATCAACGAGGAAACCCTGCGCATGCAGGCGCCCACCTCGGTTACCGAGGCGGTCAAGTCGGTGCCCGGCTTCTGGGTCGAGGCCTCGGGCGGTGAAGCCTCGGGCAATATCCGCGCGCGCGGCATCCCGGTCGACGGCTTCGGCTCGGTGACCCTGCTGGAAGACGGCATCCCGATCCAGCACGACCCTTCGCTCGGCTTCCTGAACGCCGACCAGGCCTTCCGCCTCGACGAGACCATCGACCGTATCGAGGTGGTGCGCGGCGGCCCGTCCTCGGTGTTCTACACCAATGCGCCGGCCGGCGCGATCAACTTCCTGTCGCGCGAGATCGGCGAGCGCCGCAACGGCCTCCTCAAATTCACCGCCAGCGACAAGGGCCAGCGCCGCGCCGACTTCTGGGCCGCCACCCCGCTGGCCGACGGCTGGGGCGTGGGCATCGGCGGCTTCTACCGCATCGACGACGGCATCCGCAGCCCGGGTTTCCGCGCCAATGACGGCGGCCAGCTGCGCCTGAAGCTGGTCAAGGAGATCGACCGAGGCCGCATCACGATCGACGCCAAGCACCTGGACGACAAGGTGGCGCTGTTCCTGGCGATCCCGATGCGCACCTATGCGGACGGCAAGATCCGCGCCGTGCCCGGCTTCGACGGCAACTACGGCACCGTGGCCGGTCCCGAGACCCGCTTCGTACGCATGAAGATGGGCGACGGCGGCGTTTACGAGTTCGACAACACCGAAGGCACCCATGTGCGGCGCGACCAGCTCAGCGTCAAGCTGGAGAAGGAGCTGGGCGAATGGCGCCTGACCGAGGCCCTGCGTTACGCCGACACCCGCACCCAGCGCAACGGCGTGTTCGCCAACCAGTTGCAGAGCATCCAGTCCTTCCTGGCGCAGTCGCGCAACCTGCTGGCGCGCGTGCCCGGCGCGGTCTCGCTGGCACTGCAACCGGTGAACGCGCCCGGCACGCCCTATGCGGGCGAGAACGGCCTGATGATCGTCGGCGGCCTGCGCGGCGTCACCATCCCGCTCGAGGAAGTCGTCAACGACCTGCGCCTGTCGCGCCGCTTCATGCTGGGTGGCCAGGCCCACGACATCACGGCCGGCTATTATTTCGCCCGCTTCGACCAGGGTTTCGACCGCTATTCCTCGAGCGTGCTGCTGGGCGCGCAAAGCCAGGCGCCCCTGCTCGACCTGGTCGGCCTGGATGCTTCCGGCAAGCCGGTTGGCACCCTGACCGAGCGCGGCATCTACCAGTACGGCTACGAATGGGAAAACGCGGAAGGCGATTCGACCACCCACGCGCTCTACCTGGCCGACGAATGGCAGCTCAGCCCGGCATTGCGCCTGGACGGCGGCCTGCGCTGGGAGCGCGTGCGCACCAAGGGCTGGACCGAGCGCCCCACCAACGTCGACCTGGGCAGCTTCGCCGCCTCGCGCATCCGCACCGGCAGCGGCGTGTTCGACCGCTACGACTACCACTTCGACAAGACCGGCTGGACCCTGGGCGCCAACTACCAGCTGGCGAAGAACGCCGGCCTGTTCGGCCGCTGGACCAGCGCCTTCCGCCTGCCCAACCTGAGCTCCTACATCACCAATCCGGGCGCCAAGCCGGTGATCCAGACCATGGACCTGGCCGAGGTCGGCTACAAGTACCGCAGCGCCCTGTTCGACCTCTACCCTACCCTGTTCTATTCGAAGTACGACAACGTCAGCTACACCAACTACGTGTTCTCGCTCGACAACGCGAGCGCGGCGCCCCAGACCGGCTACGCCTCGACCCGCAGCTACGGGCTGGAACTGGAAGGCATGCTGCGTCCCGCTTCCTGGGCCGACCTGGGCCTCACCCTGACCCTGCAGGAACCGGAATACCGCAACCTGCGCTACACCGACCGGGTCAACAACCTGCCGGTGCAGCGCGACTTCAGCGGCAACCGCCTGGTGCGCGTGCCCAAGGTGAGCGCGCGCCTGACCCCGGGCCTGAACCTGCTGGGCGACGACCTGCGCCTGCAGCTGACCTGGGAATACCAGGGCGACCGTTATGTGGACTCGGCCAATTCGGTCCGCCTGCCGTCTTACCAGGTGTGGAACTTCTCTGCGCGCTACCGCATCGCGCCCAACCTCACCGGCTATGTCTACGTCGATAACATCGATAACTCGCAGGGCCTGACCGAGGGCAACCCGCGTGCGGGCGAGCTGCAGAATGCCGACGCCGGGGCCAACACCTTCCTCGCGCGCCCGTTGCTGGGCCGTGCGCTGCGCGCCGCGCTGAAGTTCGACTTCTGA
- a CDS encoding TonB-dependent siderophore receptor codes for MPLLPFRFNVVRACLPALLLLPAAQAAAQTQDAGQTATVTVTGSRIPRAGLEGPSPVTVISSQDITRLGYKNVFDALNNLTQNSGFVQGADFGNTFTPSANAISLRGLGPNHTLVLLNGRRLADFPIAYEGTVNFTNLANIPAAVIERIEVLNGGASAIYGSDAIAGVVNVVLKKKADGLELNLKAGGTSRGGGNDRRLQLSGGGGAGQLDGVFALEFSERDPLWSLDRDFMARRLSGTPTNVLSRRDVRSNTYIDLGDACRGLGDLFGGTTAPYTAGRRGSYCVSTAASPTHWTVQTGNRSANGYGSLNYALENGHSLFADLLVSRNESWNNTRGPNWTSNSTGASYFRNASTNAYEAWTKFIAPEEYGGAGRYNRRWDDDAAAITIGARGRIPGSAWDYEAAYNASVYRSRNHVPRARANIDGFFLGPKLGTDAAGIPIYAPDAARLTRRLTQAEFDGITDFSHSRDESWTNTLSLSANGELLRLPAGPLKLALVAEAGRQGYTNEADPRINAGYFNIATPTVDAGGTRGRAALGAEASIPLLAKLTATLAGRYDRYEFAGRHDGRFTYNGGLEWRPSRELLLRATHATSFRAPDMNYIYKARGTGYYSSTTDYYRCAQSGQPIERCEYANVSPGADYVQIGSPDLRSEQGKSSGIGLVWSPSSSFDTSLDYWRFKIDNLVTNLSADKLLRDEARCRLGQDDIASPSCVDTLARVQRFPLNALNRPGEIREIRVNPINAAEQETSGIDATLRYALRGTRWGDFNLRANYSKTLTQRYQQFAGDPVEDRLHALDSSDWPDKLGASLAWTAGRWTNTLSATRYGKIPNAAQEDWLTPTTLVNWSTVLRYDERLTVSLIVNNLFNKVKMDASGGWPYYPVGNYSPVGRIGWVEANYRF; via the coding sequence ATGCCTCTGCTTCCCTTCCGCTTCAATGTCGTCCGGGCCTGCCTGCCGGCCCTGCTTCTCCTTCCCGCTGCCCAGGCGGCGGCGCAAACCCAGGATGCCGGCCAGACCGCGACCGTGACCGTCACCGGTTCGCGCATCCCGCGCGCCGGCCTCGAAGGCCCCTCGCCGGTAACCGTGATCAGCTCCCAGGACATCACCCGCCTCGGCTACAAGAACGTCTTCGACGCCCTCAACAACCTGACCCAGAACAGCGGCTTCGTGCAGGGCGCGGACTTCGGCAACACCTTCACCCCGTCGGCCAACGCGATCAGCCTGCGCGGCCTCGGCCCCAACCACACCCTGGTGCTGCTCAACGGCCGCCGCCTTGCCGACTTCCCGATCGCCTACGAAGGCACGGTGAACTTCACCAACCTGGCCAACATCCCGGCCGCCGTCATCGAGCGCATCGAGGTGCTCAACGGCGGCGCCTCGGCCATCTATGGCTCGGATGCCATCGCCGGCGTGGTCAACGTGGTGCTCAAGAAAAAGGCCGACGGCTTGGAACTGAACCTGAAGGCCGGCGGCACCTCGCGTGGCGGCGGCAATGACCGCCGCCTGCAGCTGTCCGGCGGCGGCGGCGCCGGCCAGCTGGACGGCGTGTTCGCCCTCGAATTCTCGGAGCGCGACCCGCTGTGGAGCCTGGACCGCGACTTCATGGCGCGCCGCCTGTCGGGCACCCCGACCAACGTGCTGTCGCGGCGCGACGTGCGCAGCAATACCTACATCGACCTGGGCGACGCCTGCCGCGGCCTGGGCGACCTGTTCGGCGGCACCACCGCGCCCTACACGGCCGGACGGCGCGGCAGCTACTGCGTGTCGACGGCGGCCTCGCCCACCCACTGGACGGTCCAGACCGGCAACCGCAGCGCCAACGGCTACGGCAGCCTGAACTACGCGCTGGAGAACGGCCACAGCCTGTTCGCCGACCTGCTGGTCTCGCGCAACGAAAGCTGGAACAACACGCGCGGCCCGAACTGGACCTCGAACTCCACCGGCGCCAGCTATTTCCGCAACGCGAGCACCAACGCCTACGAGGCCTGGACCAAGTTCATCGCCCCCGAGGAGTACGGCGGCGCGGGCCGCTACAACCGGCGCTGGGACGACGACGCGGCGGCGATCACGATCGGCGCGCGCGGCCGCATCCCCGGCAGCGCATGGGATTACGAGGCGGCCTACAACGCCTCGGTCTACCGCAGCCGCAACCACGTGCCGCGCGCCCGCGCCAACATCGACGGCTTCTTCCTCGGGCCGAAGCTGGGCACGGACGCGGCCGGCATCCCGATCTACGCGCCCGACGCCGCGCGCCTGACCCGGCGCCTGACCCAGGCCGAGTTCGACGGCATCACCGACTTCTCGCACAGCCGCGACGAATCCTGGACCAATACCCTGAGCCTGTCCGCCAACGGCGAACTGCTGCGCCTGCCCGCCGGCCCGCTCAAGCTGGCGCTGGTGGCCGAAGCCGGCCGCCAGGGCTATACCAACGAAGCCGACCCGCGCATCAATGCCGGCTACTTCAACATCGCCACCCCGACCGTGGACGCGGGCGGCACCCGCGGCCGCGCCGCGCTCGGCGCCGAGGCCAGCATCCCGCTGCTGGCGAAGCTCACCGCCACCCTGGCCGGCCGCTACGACCGCTACGAGTTCGCCGGCCGCCACGACGGCCGCTTCACCTACAACGGCGGCCTGGAGTGGCGTCCCAGCCGCGAGCTGCTGCTGCGCGCCACCCACGCCACCAGCTTCCGCGCGCCGGACATGAACTACATCTACAAGGCGCGCGGCACCGGCTACTATTCCTCGACCACCGACTACTACCGCTGCGCCCAGTCCGGCCAGCCGATCGAGCGCTGCGAGTACGCCAACGTCTCGCCAGGCGCGGACTACGTGCAGATCGGCAGCCCCGACCTGCGCTCGGAACAGGGCAAGTCCTCCGGCATCGGCCTGGTCTGGTCGCCGAGCAGCAGCTTCGACACCTCGCTCGACTACTGGCGCTTCAAGATCGACAACCTGGTGACCAACCTGTCGGCCGACAAGCTGCTGCGCGACGAGGCGCGCTGCCGCCTGGGCCAGGACGACATCGCTTCGCCCTCCTGCGTGGACACCCTGGCGCGGGTGCAGCGCTTCCCGCTCAACGCCCTGAACCGCCCGGGCGAGATCCGCGAGATCCGGGTCAACCCGATCAATGCGGCCGAGCAGGAAACCAGCGGCATCGACGCCACCCTGCGCTACGCCCTGCGTGGCACGCGCTGGGGCGACTTCAACTTGCGAGCCAATTACTCGAAGACCCTGACCCAGCGCTACCAGCAATTCGCCGGCGATCCGGTCGAAGATCGCCTGCATGCCCTGGACAGCAGCGACTGGCCGGACAAGCTGGGCGCCAGCCTGGCCTGGACCGCCGGCCGCTGGACCAACACCCTGTCGGCCACCCGCTACGGCAAGATCCCGAATGCCGCGCAGGAGGACTGGCTGACGCCGACCACCCTGGTGAACTGGTCGACCGTGCTGCGCTATGACGAGCGGCTGACCGTGTCCTTGATCGTCAACAACCTGTTCAACAAGGTGAAGATGGACGCGAGCGGCGGCTGGCCTTACTACCCGGTGGGTAACTACAGCCCGGTGGGACGGATCGGCTGGGTGGAAGCGAACTACCGCTTCTGA
- a CDS encoding CehA/McbA family metallohydrolase, with protein MRLFALLFLLLAGHAAAGLPDLVLRGSLNGQDHQTYRSLPFQVPAGVERITVEFDYSGKEERAVIDLGLLGPRGELRGWSGGNKRVFTISSVDATPSYLPAPTVAGEWALLLGIPNLRPQGRAEYTARIWFSRGLAAADEPPLLRAPLRTGPAWYRGDLHSHTGHSDGSCATANGGAALPCPLALTVQAALARKLDFLAITEHNHVGHAAALREHQPYADRLLLMPGREITTFYGHANLFGTLAPLDFRIGPGGHRDMDALLGTASALGGLVSINHPVRPSGEACMGCGWEQDTDMRRVQAIEAVNGADADTAWSGIPFWHAQLRRGLRITAIGGSDNHRPDRHEGGVGSPATVVYARELSQLGVLEAIRAGRVFVDIEGSPDRMLEFNARAGAAQAMMGEALAAPRGAEVRFTLRVARASGARIALLLDGEPAPLLDRPDVDGDEIVRAFSWRSDGRRHWIRVDVRDSAGKLILLGNPIYLNPDAD; from the coding sequence ATGCGCCTGTTCGCCTTACTCTTCCTGCTGCTGGCCGGCCATGCCGCCGCCGGGCTTCCCGACCTCGTCCTGCGCGGCAGCCTGAACGGTCAGGACCACCAGACCTACCGCAGCCTGCCCTTCCAGGTGCCGGCCGGGGTCGAACGCATCACCGTCGAGTTCGACTACAGCGGCAAGGAGGAACGCGCGGTGATCGACCTCGGCCTGCTCGGCCCGCGCGGTGAGCTGCGCGGCTGGAGCGGCGGCAACAAGCGCGTATTCACCATCAGCAGCGTGGACGCCACGCCCTCCTACCTCCCGGCGCCGACCGTGGCCGGCGAATGGGCGCTGCTGCTCGGCATTCCCAACCTCCGTCCACAGGGGCGGGCCGAGTACACGGCGCGCATCTGGTTCTCGCGCGGCCTGGCCGCGGCCGACGAACCGCCCCTGCTGCGCGCGCCCCTGCGTACCGGGCCGGCCTGGTACCGGGGCGACCTGCACAGCCACACCGGGCACAGCGACGGCAGCTGCGCCACCGCCAACGGGGGCGCCGCCCTGCCCTGTCCGCTTGCCCTGACGGTGCAGGCGGCGCTGGCGCGCAAGCTGGACTTCCTCGCGATCACCGAGCACAACCACGTCGGCCATGCGGCCGCGCTGCGCGAACACCAGCCCTATGCCGACCGCCTGCTCCTGATGCCGGGCCGCGAGATCACCACCTTCTACGGGCACGCCAACCTGTTCGGGACGCTCGCACCGCTCGATTTTCGCATCGGCCCCGGCGGCCACCGCGACATGGACGCCCTGCTGGGGACGGCCAGCGCGCTGGGCGGCCTGGTGTCGATCAACCATCCGGTGCGGCCCTCGGGCGAGGCCTGCATGGGCTGCGGCTGGGAACAGGACACCGACATGCGCCGGGTCCAGGCCATCGAGGCGGTCAACGGGGCCGACGCCGACACGGCCTGGTCCGGCATCCCCTTCTGGCACGCCCAGCTCAGGCGCGGCCTGCGCATCACGGCCATCGGCGGCAGCGACAACCACCGGCCCGACCGCCACGAAGGTGGCGTCGGCAGCCCGGCGACCGTGGTCTATGCGCGCGAGCTGTCCCAGCTTGGCGTGCTGGAGGCGATCCGCGCCGGCCGCGTCTTCGTCGACATCGAGGGCAGCCCGGACCGCATGCTGGAATTTAATGCGCGCGCCGGGGCGGCGCAGGCGATGATGGGCGAGGCGCTGGCGGCGCCGCGTGGCGCCGAGGTGCGCTTCACGCTGCGGGTGGCGCGTGCCAGCGGGGCGCGCATCGCCCTGCTGCTGGATGGCGAGCCTGCGCCCCTGCTGGACCGGCCCGATGTGGACGGTGACGAGATCGTGCGCGCCTTCAGCTGGCGCAGCGATGGACGCCGGCACTGGATACGGGTCGACGTGCGCGATTCCGCAGGCAAACTCATCCTGCTGGGTAACCCGATCTATCTCAACCCCGACGCCGACTAG
- a CDS encoding Lrp/AsnC family transcriptional regulator: MSKIELDKTDRKILEILQTDGRLSNQDVAERVNLSPSPCLRRIKRLEEAGVIRQYVALLDPDKIGLGLLAYVNVRLEKHSEVASASRAPGLPATSPRNDFAVSVGSWPEVVACYAMTGEMDFLLRVHVQDMDHFSRFMMGTLLKHPAVLDVKSSFALQRIKETTAMPLV; encoded by the coding sequence ATGTCAAAGATTGAATTGGATAAAACCGACCGCAAGATCCTCGAGATCCTGCAGACCGACGGGCGCCTGTCGAACCAGGACGTGGCCGAGCGCGTCAACCTGTCCCCGTCGCCCTGCCTGCGCCGCATCAAGCGTCTGGAGGAAGCGGGCGTGATCCGCCAGTACGTGGCCCTGCTGGACCCGGACAAGATCGGCCTCGGCCTGCTGGCCTACGTCAACGTGCGTCTGGAAAAGCACAGCGAAGTGGCGAGCGCCTCGCGCGCCCCCGGCCTGCCGGCGACCTCGCCGCGCAACGACTTCGCGGTCTCGGTCGGCAGCTGGCCGGAAGTGGTGGCCTGCTATGCGATGACGGGCGAGATGGACTTCCTGCTGCGCGTGCACGTGCAGGACATGGATCACTTCTCGCGCTTCATGATGGGCACCCTGCTCAAGCACCCGGCGGTGCTGGACGTGAAGTCGAGCTTCGCACTGCAGCGAATCAAGGAAACCACGGCCATGCCGCTGGTGTAA